One region of Methylobacterium sp. FF17 genomic DNA includes:
- a CDS encoding recombinase family protein: MQRPQSVIVYLRVSTERQGRSGLGIEAQRASVRDYLAGTACEQLAEFVEVESGTRRDRPQLAAAFAAARLHRAVLVIAKLDRLSRDAGFLIGLQKAGVRFIACDMPSASEMVVGIMAVVAQAEREMISQRTKAALKAAKERGTKLGGFRGYVGTADDLNRARALYAAQADQRATDLAGTIATLQASGVTSLGALATALNARRITASRGGSWSAVQVRRVLQRLSTLQVSA, translated from the coding sequence ATGCAGCGTCCTCAATCCGTAATCGTCTACCTTCGCGTGTCTACCGAACGGCAGGGGCGGTCCGGACTGGGGATTGAGGCTCAACGGGCTTCAGTACGCGATTATCTAGCGGGCACGGCATGTGAGCAACTCGCAGAGTTCGTTGAGGTAGAGAGTGGAACCCGCCGCGATCGACCCCAGCTTGCCGCCGCCTTCGCGGCTGCCCGGCTTCATCGCGCCGTCTTAGTGATCGCCAAACTCGATAGATTGTCCCGCGATGCGGGCTTCCTTATCGGCCTTCAGAAAGCGGGTGTCCGCTTCATCGCTTGCGATATGCCTTCCGCAAGCGAGATGGTCGTTGGCATCATGGCCGTGGTCGCCCAGGCCGAGCGTGAGATGATCTCACAGAGAACCAAGGCAGCACTCAAGGCGGCAAAGGAGCGGGGCACAAAGCTAGGTGGCTTTCGGGGCTACGTGGGCACGGCGGACGACCTCAACCGTGCAAGAGCCCTGTACGCGGCCCAAGCCGATCAGCGTGCTACCGATCTCGCCGGCACCATCGCTACGCTACAGGCATCCGGCGTCACATCCCTTGGCGCCCTTGCCACCGCCCTCAACGCGCGTCGGATCACGGCCTCGCGTGGGGGTTCGTGGTCCGCCGTACAGGTACGACGTGTCCTACAACGGTTATCGACCTTGCAGGTGTCTGCATGA